GGGCGCTTTCGATCGACAACATCTTCGTGTTCGTCGTCGTGTTCCGGTACTTCTCGGTCCCCCGCGAGCACCAGCACCGGATTCTCTATTGGGGGATCCTCGGAGCGCTGATCATGCGGGGCGCGCTGATCCTCGCGGGCGCCGCGGCGGTCGCCCGGTTCCACTGGCTGCTCTACGTCTTCGGCGCGTTCCTCGTGTACACCGGATTCCACCTGCTCCTGAAGAAGGACGAGGCCCCCGAGCCCCACAAGAACCCGGCGGTACGCCTGGCCTCGAGGATCTTTCCCGTGACCCACGAGCTCCACGGGGAGCACTTCTTCGTGAGGTTGCAGGGCGTCCTGCACGCGACGCCGCTGCTGCTCGTGCTGCTCGTCGTGGAAACGACCGACCTGCTGTTCGCGTTCGACTCGATCCCCGCGGTGTTCGGCGTGACGCGCGACCCGTTCATCATCTACACGAGCAACGTCTTCGCGATCCTCGGTCTGCGGGCGATGTATTTCCTGCTCGCCGCGATCCTCCCGA
This genomic stretch from Candidatus Polarisedimenticolaceae bacterium harbors:
- a CDS encoding TerC/Alx family metal homeostasis membrane protein — protein: MELLGPHGIGAWVLFNVMILAFLALDLGVFNRKSRVLGVRESIFWNVVWTSAGLAFALVVGRLYGKTSAIEYVTGYVLERALSIDNIFVFVVVFRYFSVPREHQHRILYWGILGALIMRGALILAGAAAVARFHWLLYVFGAFLVYTGFHLLLKKDEAPEPHKNPAVRLASRIFPVTHELHGEHFFVRLQGVLHATPLLLVLLVVETTDLLFAFDSIPAVFGVTRDPFIIYTSNVFAILGLRAMYFLLAAILPSFRFLNYGLCAVLVFIGLRMLAEPWIEIPVTWALTLVCVMLGASMLASLIPKRK